Part of the Arsenicicoccus sp. oral taxon 190 genome, TCCCGCGCCACTAGGCTTGACCCCATGACCGACACCCCCGAGCAGACCCAGCAGCCCGAGCCGCTGGCGCCCGACCAGGACGTCCCCGAGCAGATGCGGGTGCGGCGCGAGAAGCGTCAGCGGTTGCTCGACAGGGGCGAGGCGCCCTACGCGGTGTCGGTGCCCCGCAGCCACACCCTGGCCGAGGTGCGCGAGGGCTGGGACCACCTGGAGACCGGGGAGGAGACCCAGGACGCGGTGGGGGTCGCCGGGCGGGTCGTCTTCCTGCGCAACACCGGCAAGCTGTGCTTCGCCACCCTCCAGGAGGGCCCCGGCACCCGGCTGCAGGTCATGCTGAGCCTGGCCGAGGTCGGGCCGGAGGCGCTCGACGCCTGGAAGGCCGACGTCGACCTCGGTGACCACGTGTGCGTGCAGGGCCGCGTGATCCGCAGCCGCCGCGGCGAGCTGTCGGTGATGGGCACCAGCTGGTCGATGGTCAGCAAGGCGCTGCGCCCGTTGCCGACGCTGCACAAGGACCTTTCCGAGGAGACGCGGGTCCGGCAGCGTTATGCCGACCTGATCGTGCGTCAGGAAGCCCGGGACATGGTGCGGCTGCGCGCGACGGTGCTGCGCTCGATCCGGGCCACCCTCGACGGGGTGGGTTTCGTGGAGGTCGAGACGCCGATCCTCAATCTTTCCCATGGTGGTGCGGCATCACCCTTCGTCACGCACCTCAATGCCTTCGACATCGACATGAACCTCCGTTCCTACACCGAGCTGTGGCTCAAGCGCGCGGTCGTCGGCGGCGTGGACCGGGTCTACGAGATCGGCAAGGTCTTTCGCAACGAAGGGGTCGACTCCACGCATTCTCCGGAGTTCACCGAGCTCGAGTTCTACGAGGCGTATGGCGATCAGTTCACCGCTGCCGACCGCACGCGCGCCATCATCCTGGATGCCGCCGAGGCGACCGGTCGCGGCACGACGCTGACGGACTACCGCGGCCGCGAGATCGACCTGTCGGGGGAGTGGCGCTGGCTGCCGATCTGCGAGGGCGTCAGCGACGCGCTGGGCGAGCAGGTGACGGCCGAGGAGGACCCCGACAACGTCGCCCGGCTTCGGCGCCTCGCCGAGGGCCGGGACATCGCGCTCAAGCCGGGCTGGGGCGCGGGCGAGATCATCCTCGAGCTGTTCGAGCAGCTGGTGGAGGAGACGCTGATCCAGCCGACCTTCGTGTGCGACTACCCCGAGTCGGTGCGCCCGCTCGCCCGGGCCCACCGCTCGGCGCCCGGCCTGGTCGAGGCGTGGGACCTCATCGTGGGTGGCGTCGAGCTGGCGCCGTCCTACACCGAGCTCGTCGACCCGGTGGTGCAGCGGGAGCGGCTCACCGCGCAGGCGGTGCTGGCGGCCGGCGGCGACGACCAGGCCATGGAGCTGGACGAGGACTTCCTGCGGGCGCTGGAGTACGGCGCGCCCCCGATGGGTGGCACCGGCATGGGCGTCGACCGGTTGATCATGCTGCTCACCGGCACCGGAATTCGCGAGACGATCCTCTTCCCGCACCTGAAGCCGCAGCAGTGATCACGGCTCGACGATCATGATCCGATCCGGTCGGGTCACCGACAATCCCGGGAGGTGAAATACCGTGGACATGGCATGGAAGGTCTTCATCGCGCTGGCACCGACGGCCGGAGTGCTCTTCATCTTCTGGCACGTCATGAAGAACGTCCTCGAAGGTGATCGGCGTGAGCGGATCGCGCACGCGCAGTGGGAGCGTGAGCAGCAAGAGCGCGAGACCGACCGCACCGAATGATCCTCGCCAAGAATTCAGTCTTTGACCAGGAGCATCACGGGGCCCTATCTTTTGTCGTCAGGGAATTCTCCCTCGTTTTCCCGTCACCGACCAAGGAGCAGACACAATGGCCCAGCGCATTCAGGTCATCCTCGAGGACGACATCGACGGCGGCGCCGCTGCGGAGACCGTGAGCTTTGCGCTCGACGGCGTGAGCTACGAGATCGACCTGTCCGAGGACAACGCCGCCAAGCTGCGCGACGACCTCGCCTCCTGGGTGGGCCACGCCCGCCGGTCCGGCGGCCGCAGGACCACCGGCCGCAAGCCCGCGGCGAGCCGCGGCGGCAACCTCAACGAGGTCCGCGAGTGGGGCCGGCAGAACGGCTTCCAGGTCTCCGACCGCGGCCGCGTCTCCGCCGAGCTGCAGCAGGCCTACGACAGGGCCCACTGACCACGTGGCCTACCCGCTGGCCGGCGGCGAGCTCGAGCTCGCCTGCGACCTCGTCTCCACCCGCATCGCCTGGCTCGACCTCACGGTCGCGCCGGGCGATGCGGCGTCCGGAACGCCTCACGTCGACACCGCGGCGGTCGCCGCCGGGACCGAGCGGGGTCTCGAGCAGCTGGCCGCCTGGCGGGAGCGGGTCGCGCGGGGCTGGCGGCGCACCTACGCCGCCGGCTCGCAGCCGCCGCCGCACGTGGCCGCGACCTTCGTGCTGGGGTGGTACCTCGACGCGCTGGCCTACCCCGCGGCCCTCGCGGCCGAGGTCGGGCCGTGGGTGCTCGACGTCGCGCCCGGCGCCCTGGTGATCGAGCCGCACCCCACCCAGGGCTACCCGCACCGGGTCCGGCTGGCCCCGGGGGCCCAGCATCAGGTGGTGGCCGCGGCGGGGGTCCGGCGGGCCCGCGCCGAGCAGCGCTACCGGGAGCACGCGGAGCGGGTGGCCGGTGCGTATGCCGCCCCCGGCGTGCGGATGTCCAGCCGGCAGCGGCTCGGGATGGTCGACGACGTGTGGCACCTGGCGTCGCGGCAGGCTCTGGCCGCGGCCGGCAGCCCGATCGGCGACCGCCCGCAGGACACGGAGCGTGACTGGCTGCGGGCGTCCTGCTGCTTCATCTACGCTCTGCCGGGGGCCTCGGTGTGCATCGCGTGCCCCCGCCGCGTTCGTCGCGGCATCCCCTCGACCACGACGACGCCCGGGTCCCCGCGCCCCGAGGAGTGACATGCCCGCCAGCACCGAGCCGCACCCGCCTCAGCCGTCGCAGCAGCCGCAGGACCCGAGCACCGCGGAGCTGGAGCGGGTGGTGGAGCTGGAGATGCAGCTGCTCGACCCGCAGCTGCGCCGCGACCCCCTGGGCGTGCAGGCGCTGCTGCACGAGTTCTTCAGCGAGTTCGCCCCGAGCGGTCAGGTCTACGACCGTGACTCCATGCTGGACGCTCCGGTGGACGACTCGACCAGCTCGCTGACCGTGGACCGGCTCGAGGCCGAGCTGCTGGCGCCCGGCGTGGTGCTGGTGACCTACCGCGCCCACCGCTCCCAGCGGGCCGCGTGGCGCTCCTCGACCTGGTTGCTGACCGACGCCGGGTGGCGGCTGCGCCACCACCAGTCGACCCCGGTGCGCG contains:
- the lysS gene encoding lysine--tRNA ligase — translated: MTDTPEQTQQPEPLAPDQDVPEQMRVRREKRQRLLDRGEAPYAVSVPRSHTLAEVREGWDHLETGEETQDAVGVAGRVVFLRNTGKLCFATLQEGPGTRLQVMLSLAEVGPEALDAWKADVDLGDHVCVQGRVIRSRRGELSVMGTSWSMVSKALRPLPTLHKDLSEETRVRQRYADLIVRQEARDMVRLRATVLRSIRATLDGVGFVEVETPILNLSHGGAASPFVTHLNAFDIDMNLRSYTELWLKRAVVGGVDRVYEIGKVFRNEGVDSTHSPEFTELEFYEAYGDQFTAADRTRAIILDAAEATGRGTTLTDYRGREIDLSGEWRWLPICEGVSDALGEQVTAEEDPDNVARLRRLAEGRDIALKPGWGAGEIILELFEQLVEETLIQPTFVCDYPESVRPLARAHRSAPGLVEAWDLIVGGVELAPSYTELVDPVVQRERLTAQAVLAAGGDDQAMELDEDFLRALEYGAPPMGGTGMGVDRLIMLLTGTGIRETILFPHLKPQQ
- a CDS encoding (2Fe-2S)-binding protein, producing MAYPLAGGELELACDLVSTRIAWLDLTVAPGDAASGTPHVDTAAVAAGTERGLEQLAAWRERVARGWRRTYAAGSQPPPHVAATFVLGWYLDALAYPAALAAEVGPWVLDVAPGALVIEPHPTQGYPHRVRLAPGAQHQVVAAAGVRRARAEQRYREHAERVAGAYAAPGVRMSSRQRLGMVDDVWHLASRQALAAAGSPIGDRPQDTERDWLRASCCFIYALPGASVCIACPRRVRRGIPSTTTTPGSPRPEE
- a CDS encoding nuclear transport factor 2 family protein, which produces MPASTEPHPPQPSQQPQDPSTAELERVVELEMQLLDPQLRRDPLGVQALLHEFFSEFAPSGQVYDRDSMLDAPVDDSTSSLTVDRLEAELLAPGVVLVTYRAHRSQRAAWRSSTWLLTDAGWRLRHHQSTPVRGDS
- a CDS encoding histone-like nucleoid-structuring protein Lsr2: MAQRIQVILEDDIDGGAAAETVSFALDGVSYEIDLSEDNAAKLRDDLASWVGHARRSGGRRTTGRKPAASRGGNLNEVREWGRQNGFQVSDRGRVSAELQQAYDRAH
- a CDS encoding lysyl-tRNA synthetase, whose amino-acid sequence is MAWKVFIALAPTAGVLFIFWHVMKNVLEGDRRERIAHAQWEREQQERETDRTE